DNA sequence from the Juglans microcarpa x Juglans regia isolate MS1-56 chromosome 5S, Jm3101_v1.0, whole genome shotgun sequence genome:
CCCCTTTTTTCCATGCGGCTTCTAAAGCAAAAAACTCATATTCTATTGTAGAATAAATTATACTAGTTTGATTCTTTGATCCCTATGAAATCACAGCTCCTCCTAACATAAAAATCCTCCCACTTGTAGACTTTGAGTTGGATTCTACACTATTCCAACTTGCATCAATGTATCCTTCTAATAGAGTAGGTTTCTTTTGATAGTGTAGACCATAATTCATAGTCCCCTTCAGATATTCTAAAACCCTAGAAATCACATCCCAATTCTCTTTACCTAGATTGCTAGTAAATCTACTTAACATCCCAATAGCAAATGCAATATCAGGTATAGTGCAATGCATATCATATATTAGACTCCCTATTACACTAGCATATTCTAGTTTGGATCTACTTCTTCCTGTATTTTCTCTCAATTTAAGACTAGGATCATATAGAGTCGAGATTGGCTTTTGGTCTTCAAGTCCATACTTCTTGATCACTTTCTCAATATAATGAGATTGTGTTAAGGATAAACTATTGATTGTTTTCATAATCATAATCCCATGGATCACATCGACCTCTCTCATATATTTCATGGCAAATATTGAGGAAAGAAACTTTTTAGTTTCTTCAATATATTGAAACTTTCTTCCAAATATTAACATACCATCAACATAAAAACAGATAATCACATTATTATgtactttataatattaatacgtaTCAACATCGTTTACTCTAAAAACATAAGATAAAACTAGTTTATCAAATTGCCATTGTTTTAGGAGTTTGTTTCAAACTGTAATGGGATTTAAtcaatttataaacttttttttttcatgaccAACCATAATAAAACACTCGGGTTTCCCTGTAGAAATCTCATCATCTAGGTcatcatttaaaaaagtagTTTTTACATCCATTTAGTGAACTACTAGATGATTGGTAGATGCAAGAGAAATTAAATTCGAACGGTTGATATTTTAGCAATAGGAGCATATGTATCAAAATAATCTATACATTCTTGTTGTTTATATTCCTTAGCCACTAAATGAGCTTTGAATTATTACTAGAGCCATTGGCATTAAGCTTTCTAAAAATCTACTTACATCTTGTTGGTTTTGAACTAGGAGGTAAATTAACTAGTTCTATTTCATCATTTATACCTTCCCAGAAATTTTATATCTTGTGATGACATAACATTTTGGTAAGACGAAGGATCACTTTCAacgttaaaaataaatttaacttccTTCTTCACATCATTTCTATCTCCTTATATGAGATAGATATAAGAAAATCGAGACCTTTTTCTATCTCCTCCTTAGTTTAAATTTATTAGGATGCtcaatttcattttcagaaGTGCTAGGGAAATAGACATGAGTAGTATTATTTTGCGAATCAAACttactcaaatttttaaaaaattcaacatctCTAGATTTATATATCACGTTTGAATCTAGGTCCAAAAATCTGtaagtcattttattttgagaatatcCAATAAAAACAAACCTATAGGTTTTAGAACCCAATTTTGGTCTTTTGAGATCTAGTTTTTTAACATAGGCTAACAATCACACACTTTTAATCTCTTCAAAGATGGAGGATGTTTATGCCATAAttcaaaatgagtttttaaaactttcttatGGGGCactcaattcaaaatataacaagCGGATAAAATTGCATCACCCTATAAATTAAGAGGAAAACCGAAGCTTAAATGCATAAATTCGCCATCTCAGCAAgagttctattttttcttttggttataCTGTTTTGTTAAGGTGTGTAAAGGACATTGACTTGATGATTTATCCCATGAGTTTCACAGAATTTAGTAAACTCAATTGATAAATATTCACCCCCTAGATTAGACCGTAAGGCCTTAATCTTTTTGCCCAATTGATTTTCTACTTCggctatatgaataaaaaacttagaaaaaaacTTCATCTTTACTCTTGAGCAAATAAACATGTGAATATCtagtaaaatcatcaataaaagtaagaaaatactttattatcaCCACGAGATTCAACATTTTAAAAATCGCAAACATCATTATGAATAAGTTCAAGAATTTCATATTTACGCTcaagattttgaaaatctttTCTGGTTATTTTTGATTGAGCAcaaatcaaacattttttaacattatcaTCAAAATTAGAAATCAAGCCAAGATTAGACATATATTTTATGGAACCATAATTTACATATCCTAATCTACCATGCCATAAAGTAAAAGAAGACACAATATAAACTGGATTTTCATCTATTACATTCAATTTAATCATTCTATTGCAAGAGTAGACTATTCTTACAAACATCTCATtcttagataaaataaatttatccgATTCATACATAAGCTCGAAACCCCTCTTATTTAAAAGATTGCCAGAAATTAGGTTCTTTGCCGTGTCTGAAACATGATGTACATTGACAACAGTCAATATTTTTCTGGAGGCGAACTTTAGAACAACAGTTCCCTTTCCAACAAATTTGGTTTGAATGTTGTTATCCATTTTCACCCCAGTTCCATCATCAACCACTTCATAAGTCTTAAAAAGATTTCAATCCTTCGAGATATGAAGTGTAGCTCCACTATCAAGCCACCTTCCATTCTTGGATGTCACATGGTTGGCTTCACAAGCTATCGCAACAAGGTCTTCAGTCACACCATTCGTTTCTTCTCTCTTATACCAACATTGATAAGAGCGTGTTCTTGCTTGCCACAAACAAAACAATGATCTTTCTTCTTATTGTTTTGATCTTTGGGGTTCGGATTTTTCCTGAACTTTTTCTCGTTCTTGGCTTGCAACTTATTCTTATGCTTGGTTTTGTTAACATCAATGACGTTAACTTTTGTTTTCAACTCAAAAACACAATTTGAAAATTACAAGATGGAAATATATATTGTAGGACGAAACTCTCGTCTGTTCTTGTGTattctaaaatttgaatagATTAATTATCTTATAATCCACTTATGATGCACTCTAACAGTTAGAAAATAGCTAATTTCTTGTTACGACACAAATACTACCTAATAGCtagaaaatgattaattttctgTAACAAATGCTatttaacatttcttttttcattattttaatgaGTTGACATTCTTTATTaatgtacaaaattttatttaaacatataaggaaaatgatatattacattattatttaaaatacccaaaataattttatgattttaataaaatctaacatTAATGTGGCGTAatgtatatttgtttttgttttgttttgttttttttttttttttttttttttttttgcctgttATTACATACTCAGATAAACGTCTTTTGCGCGCTAACGTGCGCTAAGTTTCATCACTTCTGTCCGCCATGGCCGCAAGAAACGGTCACTATCATAACCACGTAAAGAAAATCCCTCTCTTTCccctcctctctcttctctgctTTGCTTCCATCTTCctcgtcctctctctctccaggaAAACCTCCTCCAATCCTTTGCTCTCCCACCAAACCTTCCAATTTGGACAAAGCCCAGTGCCTGACCCGAATGTAGCCCTAGGTGGATCCTGCGACTACTCGGATGGGGCATGGATCTACGACCACCAGCCGAGACCGGCAAGGTATGATGGCTCGTGCAAGGAGATATTCAAGGGCTGGAATTGCATCACCAACAACAAATCCAACGGTTGGGAACTCACCAAGTGGCGGTGGAAGCCCCGGCGCTGTGATCTCCCGCTGTTCGATCCCGTTTACTTTCTTGAGAAGTACAGGAACACCAACATCGgtattctctccctctctttagTTAAGCTGTAATTTCTGTAGTGTTGCCCAGAAGATCTGAGTCATCATGTTACTTGTATAACCTAAGAAAGTTTAACAGTGCAGGGTTTGTTGGGGATTCCTTGAATAGAAACATGTTCATTTCTCTGTTCTGCACTCTGAAACGTGTTTCCAGTAAAGTGAAGAAGTGGCGGCCAGCTGGTGCTGATCGTGGATTTACTTTTCTGAACTATAATCTTACCATCGCATATCACCGTACAAATCTTTTGGCTCGCTATGGTAGGTAAGGTCTCTAATTGCGTAAAGTACTTCACAATGACATGAATAAAAGCTTTTATTAATGTGAAGGCACAAATGATTGTTTTATTTCAGCTCGCTGATTGCCAGACCCATATAGGGAGGTATAAACAACTTCCAGAAAAAAGGCATGTTATTGAGTGGTCTGAAAAAAGGAATTTTGGGAAATTTTCCCTTAAATTACTCGATTACatttgcgggaaactccttgacAAAGGCCTCTACACCCCAggattattcaaaattttattcatggACATCCgatgctaataaaaaaatagttaattcAGGAATGTGGTTGGCAACAATGAGTAGGTTAGCTTAGACTTTATCATTGGTGGTGAAGAAGGGTGATGAGAGTGATGCTTAGTTAGTTGGTTGCAATTTGGATGTTCGATTAACTTCTTCTCGTGTCTAAGTTGAAGCTATAGACCGtgcaatttttcaatttctttttcgtTTGGGGGGTCTCACATGCATGAGATTGCCTCGGTATTCATGAATTATAAGGTGTTGAACATAatagtttgtttctttttcttagtcGTTTAGTTGATTTTGTGCACATTATATTCTACAGTTTTGGGTAATTTAGGCTTGCTCTGGTCCTGTTTCGTGCAGGTGGTCAGCTAATGCTAATGGTGGTGTGTTGGAATCTCTTGGATTTAAAGAGGGTTTTAGACTTGATGTTGATGTTCCAGAAGGCACGTGGGCGGGTGCACCAGCCTTCCATGATATTCTAATTTTTAACACAGGACACTGGTAAATTTATGTCCTCCAAATATCCTAGGGAATTGATAACTACTGGCCATATGACCATTGAAATTTACCATTGCATGTATGACAGAGCCAGTCAGTGGTGCTGTTTACTCTTCTGCTTATGATTTATTCTGTCCTGACGTTTGTTATTTTTGACTATGGGAACAGTTTTAAGTGCAAGAAGATATCACTGATCCTTTATTTGGCCTTTTTTGGTTCTTGTTAATAGGTGGTGGGCTCCTTCAAAATTTGACCCTGTGAAGTCACCCATGCTTTTCTTCAAGAAGGATCACCCTGTCATACCTCCAATACCACCTGATGTTGGCCTGGATATGGTTTTAAAGCACATGGTACaggattgaatatttttttcttatttaattttaagtaattGCGAAGAAGATATAGGCTTGCACAAAATGGTTGGTCCAACCATGCTTCAACTTTATAATTTCTGCAGACTTGCACATATATAACTAGTGCATGCTTGCAATGAGTAGTTTTTGTAGCAACTAGTGGTGTGAAAGTCCCACCCATTGGTAACACTACAGGGGACAAATTTTGGACCTAAACTTTTATGTGTAGGCAAGACAGAGATAGTCCTGACTCCATTCTGCAATCAGCTGCCATATTACTCTGCACATCTTGTGTAATTCTGTAATTAGATGCTCAAACAGTGCATGTGCTTTCATGATAGGTCTTGttcataaagaaaaatttgcaACCAGGTGCTATCAAGTTCTTTCGTACACAATCACCTAGACATTTTGAGGGAGGTGACTGGAACGAAGGTGGTACTTGTCAACGGCTACAGCCTTTATCGCCAGAGCAGGTGGATTACATGGAACTTGCATTCTATTGTGTTTATCTAGTCTATTAACTTTATTCTACATGCTCCTGTATTTCTCTTTTGCAAGACAACAttaatctaacaatatttaaactttataatatggAGGCACACCTAGTTAAATAAGTATTGAAATCTTGGTTTACATTTCAGGTTGAAGGactcttctctctcaagaataaTGGAACAAATGTGGAGGCACGCCTAGTGAATCGCCACCTAAAGAAAGCCCTTAAACGGTCTGGTTTCCATATTTTAGACATAACACATATGAGTGAGTTTAGAGCAGATGCCCATCCATCCACATCTGGTGGGAAAAAACATCATGATTGTATGCACTGGTGCTTACCAGGAATTACTGACACTTGGAATGACTTGTTCATGGAGCATCtaaacaatattaagtttagaGATTGATATGTTAATTTTTGCATTTTGTGTTTGCATTCTCTCTTGGTGTTGCACTATTCTTGTACAAATATATAATTGTTGGGTTGGTGGAGCTTGATTTTGTTGGTGTGGCGGCCCTATTTGACGACCTGACCCGACAATGAtgtgttatgttttttttggcGGATTTTCAATGAGGCTTGAGCTCATATTTTTGGCACTACTTGCGAATAGAAAAAGTGTCAAGAAGAAAGTTTGCTCGATACTTGCTCGACATTCTGCTCAAGCAAATAACtcagaaaagtaaaaatttggatttttgcCTTGTGGcactataaatatgtatttaatgaACAGTTTAGTAGGTTTTGAGTGTTCTGAACAGTGAGATTTCACTTGaaagtgtattttgtgattCCTCAGTACGATAAAATTCATTGCAGCTCTGTGGACATAGGCACATGCTGAACcacattaattttgttttgtgtgatCGATTTGCTTGcatttgttttgctttgtttgtcatattttttttacaacaataATTCCTTGGATTGGATGTGTTTGTTGCTAGGCCTATCTAGAAAACGTTAGGACCCAACCCGTCTGTGCAACCCGACCCGaccaagaaagtaaaaaaaaaaaaaaagaaagaaagaaaaaaaggttgaaGTAACTTGGGGTCGAACTCGCTGAAACCGATATCTTTATAAGTCATATAAGAAAAAGTTCCATACAAGGAATTGAAGCTAGGAGCTCAAAAGCCCTAGCCTCCATCAAGAACAACGTCGCCATTTGCAGTCTCTATAGCTTCCATCACCGGACTCTACGTCGCCATCAAGAACAACGTCGACGTCAAGTCCCTGCTCGAGAAATTGCACATAGGTTGTATTGACTCCACCAAGGATCACACTCCTCCTgaagattcttcttcttcttcttctgatggGTTTGTGGTCGAAAATGAGACAGTGAAATATGGTTGAGATTTCGCAGAAGGTTCTGTTGTCGGAAACATTTCAGGGGGGTTCCTATGTTTTTTACCAATGTACAACGAAAAAGAGGTGTGCTTTGtgtttttctcttgagatttgtttagtgttttttttttcctgctttcCTGGTTTTTACCATTGGGGTTCTCTTTTTGGTGCTATGGGTTCTTTCCTCGGAAAATTCTAAAGCTTGATGCTTTTCTTTGCCTTGTGTTTTCATGGATGTTTGGGTCAGGTCTAGAAGTGGAATCGATTGGTTTTGTTTGTATTGATATTAATTTTGAACCGAGGTTGACCATGAATTCTCGAGAAAATGAGTTCTGTTTGTATTGGCGGATGTTGGGTTTTGATCTGACTGTATAGGGATAGTGGGATTTGTAAGGATTTTTGGATTTGATCGAACTACTCTGTAACAATGGTTGTACTCTGTAACAATGGTTGTTTTCGATTGGGATTCCCATTACTTGCTTCCAATCTTGGGTAGGGTCGGCCCATATCGGGTTGATTTGTTCGAGTCGGATCGGGTCAAACCCAGACATGAACCGGGTTGGCTGGGTTGCAGCCCAATTTGTTACTGTGTTTCAGCAGTATCCTTTTTggttcaggaaaaaaaaatgaaaactttgtaACAATTTTGGTCTTGGCTTTTGTGGAGAAAATTCTCCTGATTGTTTTTTTCCCCAATGCTGTTTCTTCAATAAGGTGGTCTACAATCTTTTCACAAATCGCCAGAAAAGTCAGAAACTTGCAATTGATTGCTTTTATTTTGCGTGAAGTAGacaaaacatctttaaaaaagGCATATTCTAGACAACAAAGTTTAAACAGAAAAGGCAAAACCATGGTACGTTTTGCTGTAATGGGAGGGTTGGATACAAAACTGGAGCTGAAACGGGAGAAGCATATATGAGGAATGTGTATTCCGATGCCGGACCCAAGCCCAGAACTGGTCCACTTCCAATGTGCTTGACATAGAGCGAACCTTTCCCTTGGTGAGGTACCTGTTTCATCCAACGCAAACTTCTTAGCATTAATAAGTCTGCACGAAACATGAAACAAATAGGAAGGATGAGAGGCGAGGCTGGTATATTTCCTAAAAGTAATACTACATGCAATTgtggagtgtgcaagcgccctacagtcgctttgaaaaacagtgggttctattattaaaaaattaacttttttcatatggatctcgtatttatttactttttttcaaagtgattgtgcgACGCTTACGCACTtatgactgcaactatcatttctcattaccTAATGCTTGTTTGAAATcactaaatatttcttttttaaatgagttcCATCGTTTACAGTTTCTGAGTAGATAGAGCAGTCATTAACCGAGAAATCAATATTTCTAGTAGGGAAAAATTAAGCTACTCGTTTGGTCTCAAatggaatttttatttaaaaaataaattcattaaaaaatccATTCATCTAAGGTCCCATTTGGCTACAGaaatagtttcatctcatcttatctaatcattacaactttttcaaattctcacataaaatataataaataatttaactttttcaaatcacaaaacaataataatattaaaaactaatattctagcaatatttttatatgacagttactcatctcatctcatctcatctaaaatcaattaAAACTTTGTTCtgttaaactttcatctaaaatcatctcatttcatctcactatccaaatgacgCTTAAGTTTTCATTACTTTGCTCTATTAAAACTTCAATTAGAACTAATAAAACCATCTTATGGAATTCCTTGAGAATGAACAAATTTGTagattaattatttgaaaaggAGTGATGCTCCTTGTCCCATTTGCGTCCTTATATATGTGAGGTTTGGATGATGAGTTGAGCTAacagttaaaagttaaataaaatattattagaatattattttttaatattattattgttttgagatttgaaaaaattaaattatttattatattttatgtaagcatttgagaaaattgtaatgattagattaaataTGAGAATATGATTATAAGAATATCTTAGGTATTTTCAGAATATCTTACTacgattaattattttattattactttccacgtacttttcactactattcactattatttaatattctatcattacttttttattacttttttactattatttacaaaatatctgagaatatctcactatccaaacgcaacctaattgagttgagatgagttgaaaatatttttatatccaaaccgggccggtctcgtttggatacaaaacactctcaactcatctcatcattgtaattttttaaaattctcacacaaaatataataaacaattcaattttttcaaatcttaaaacaaataataatattaaaaataatattttaacaatattttattcaattcatcttaaattatctcatctcatcttatctcactatacAAAAGAACCCTCAATATAATCTCCATCTAACGTGATACATCTTTCTACTATATAAAATGCAATGGGCTGTTAttaattgaagaaaatgaacaGCAGTTTACGTTAAGAATAATTCTAGATGCAGTCCTAAAATAGCCCTCCCCACGCATGACTTAATGAAAGAGGGAGTTTTAAAGACTCTTCTTCCTCAAATGACTCGcccctctctccccctctccccCAAATTTTCCCTTGCCTAGGCACTGGTCGAAGGTgagctcgctctctctctctctctctctctcaaatctgaCATCCTAACTTACCCAGACTAGAAGTTGCCAAACACACATTCAGAAGATTGAAAGGTGAGTTTAATCGCCAAACCCAGAccagaactctctctctctctcaaatctaaCGTCTGCCAAACATACATCTCAAATTAGACCAGATGTAGTTTGCTAAATGTAGACTATCTGTAGTTAATTAAATGGGTTTTGGTCTATTTTAAGTTTGGATTTTGATTTCGAGTTTTTTCATCTTCGATTTTAATGGATTTTATCAATTTGACTTTTCCCATGTCCATTCTAATCTCTGGTTAATTTTGGTGGTGTTTCTGGGTGTTAAATGGTTTAGGATCCTTGATATAGCCGTGGTGTTTGTTCTTTTACAAGTTTTGATTCCAACAAGTAGTGCTTTAAAGGAGAAAGCCCAGGTTTGGATTTTAAGAATTCTATGTTTATCTTGCTGAATACAAGTTTTTTACCATCAAGTTAAGTAAGTGAATACCTTATTCTACTAGAAATTAGGAAAATTTGAGACCGTCCATCCAAGTGCTAAGAAACAATCTTTTTCGAACACAGGATATGAAACACAGGCCATTCTTGGGTAGAATCGCTGGAGGGAGGGGGAGGATGATCTGATAATTTGAGCTCTAGGGACCTTTTTGACATTTCACCTTAATTTGAAGAGCAAATTACTATCAATCCCCATTCGTCCGCATGCAGGCCCCTATTTGGGACTGTATCTAGCCATTCTCATATGTTAAGGAGCAAAACTTGTTTTAATAGGGAATAAgcttaatatctttaaaaagttatattaatatatttttaataaacaaaacataatgaaaacaattttatatacatataaaaatagaataatgctagatataatctTTGAGTGAGTGAGCTCACGCacactatttgaaaaaattaggatccaccattaaaaaaattattttttcatatgagtttaaaatttatctaattttttcaaaagacaaTTGCACACCCTAACTTTATAAATCACCCTAActtcataaatatcatttctcataaaaaatcaattttatcttttttaaaattcaaactataTAGGAGAATATTTCTTTATAGTGCACCATTCAACACCCTTAAGTAGGCCGGGCGAAACTACGTTTAGGGCATGACGCACCAAAATTGTTAAGATGTCCtcaatataaagataatttgaCACTCccaagaatttttaaaaatcttactTAGCACTTAGTTCTCCaagtttcttttaatttttcaataattttttcatactcGCATCTAATTTTTGGTCAATAgtaaaatctcacattctctcatatattgattttatttattttttcacatatCATAATAGGcaagaatataattataaaaaaacaatggaGAATATAAGTACTGAGATTATGAGAAGATCCATTAAGGTTGTCTTATAGAACACAGATGTGCAAACATTAGAAAGATTAATTTAATTAACACCTATTAATAGACAATTAGGAACATTAAATGTTTGAAATACttcctatttttattatttagccttcattttctttttcaatatcaaatttattaaaattattaatcgAAGAATGCAAGTAAATTTATTAAACTTTGCAATAATATTGTAAacagaataaaaatattatcattttttttatgcatgacTAGTAGGataatagatttagaaaaaataaaaaaaataataaaaaaaagagtagttgGATAATAGGTACAAGATCAACACGTCCCTTCAAACCCATATGAAAGTAGCAGGGATCATAGACAGTAGTAGAGAGGAAATCAAAGCCATAAAAATGTCAACTTTGAAGTCTAATGTCGATGTTCCCCCTAATAAATTTGTGGGACCCTAAATTTGAATAAAGATGCTCCTAAATCCTCCCCTACCTTGACAATGTCACAAGTTTCCCTCAAGCTCATgtgaaaatagaaataattaaaaattaaaaataatatttataattataaaatgtataagtATTAAgtgtttaattaaaaaataaatataaatctaaataaaaaattaaatttttaataataaatatactcatttttaaaatgaatgccGCACGCATGCATATATTGAAATCAAAGAcacaaaaaaacattttcttactATCCATGCATGTTAACTTCTTGTCCATTATCCTGGAAATAAAGTCAAGTTTTCATCTAATAAGGTTCCAACGTAATAAATTAGTGGGACCCTATATTTTCATATCTCCAAATGTTACAAAAAAGTCTCTGGGCATGTCATGAACAGtgaaatttgttttaagtttgttAATTACGTATTTAGCCGTGCATTGCTTTTTGAGTGGTGCTAGGCGACCGAAAATTCTACACCTTTTTGTATCGAATAgtgcaaactttttttttttttttttaattttcgtttctattttgtttaaacattttttcaacccatttaaacatttttaaaataaaaaaagacaaaaaaaaaaaaaaggaaactttCTTATAAgtcattaagtaaaagaaagttaaaaaaaaatagatacaaaatAGGTGTACACTTTTTCAAtgactatcatttctcttgtttttttgtttgccACCATTTTCTCTCCGTTTTCTCTTTCACAATTTGTATTCTAATAGTATGGATAGAAGTTTGAGTTTGATGGAAAAATTACTTTCTTGTCCTCAAGGTTtgtatttgatgaaaaaattatatttttgtccTTGAGGTTCTAATGTGTTTGATAGgtaaaattatctatttttccTTGTAGTTTATGTTTGATGTGTTACATTTTCTTGAgtaataatctcacattacctGTAAATAAGGTATTGgatatgtttataaagaatgcaCAATCTTCTCTTGTGGAACCGATTTTATGATATGAGTTAAGCTCACAAATTTCTTCACATTTTTGTCCATaagattcaaaaatattttttgtttaacagGCAAAATTATCAACgttttcatttaaatgattagtgtcacttttttttatcatctttttcttattatctattttgccttaattaaattattttgtctcttatataaaacttcatttttGCCTTTTAGATTTCTTTTGGTCATCCCCTTGTGCTATGACATGCTTGGATTAAATTCATGTGCGATTGTTTTTAGGAATAACACAATACGGTATGAGTTATTTAAAAACAAGACCATCTAATAATTTTCATGTCcattaatatctataaaaacTTGGTCCAATCATAAGGGTTTGCTCCAAGAAAATCATAAGGGCTAGCATACTTAAGAATGTCAAATAATGTTCTATTTTTGTTCCTTTCTATTTTAAATTGTCGTTAGTTTAGTTCAAAGCATTCAACTTTCAAGATCATCTTCATATATACAAACAATGTAGACCTAGGTATGAGCCTTTGcagtaaaagaaaactaactATACA
Encoded proteins:
- the LOC121267602 gene encoding protein trichome birefringence-like 13, whose translation is MAARNGHYHNHVKKIPLFPLLSLLCFASIFLVLSLSRKTSSNPLLSHQTFQFGQSPVPDPNVALGGSCDYSDGAWIYDHQPRPARYDGSCKEIFKGWNCITNNKSNGWELTKWRWKPRRCDLPLFDPVYFLEKYRNTNIGFVGDSLNRNMFISLFCTLKRVSSKVKKWRPAGADRGFTFLNYNLTIAYHRTNLLARYGRWSANANGGVLESLGFKEGFRLDVDVPEGTWAGAPAFHDILIFNTGHWWWAPSKFDPVKSPMLFFKKDHPVIPPIPPDVGLDMVLKHMVLFIKKNLQPGAIKFFRTQSPRHFEGGDWNEGGTCQRLQPLSPEQVEGLFSLKNNGTNVEARLVNRHLKKALKRSGFHILDITHMSEFRADAHPSTSGGKKHHDCMHWCLPGITDTWNDLFMEHLNNIKFRD